From a single Planococcus shenhongbingii genomic region:
- a CDS encoding aldehyde dehydrogenase family protein: MIEVENLYFGSIINGTEISKDGRKDLEVFNPYTNEVIGKISCATPKDVEDAIETAQRVYNKTTKKMPAHKRSEILRKAADLLEQRTDEFARMLVLEAGKPIRESRVEVLRAVQVLRFASEGAKAIYGETIPLDSAIGGENQIGIAKRVPLGVVAAITPFNFPLNLALHKVAPALAVGNTVVLKPAEKTPFSSVLLHRLLEDAGLPKGALNIVMGPGQELVETLVTHPDVKKVSFTGSSAVGWKIHEMAKRKKVTLELGSNAPNIVFEDGDIDVAVNAIVLGGYTYAGQACVSAQRIYVHETIYEKFLDKLVEKVSALKTGDPLDEATDMGPMITEEAAQRAESWVKEAEEQGAEILTGGIRKGSLLEPTVLSNATHEMKVVCVEVFAPIVSVMPFSTEEEVVAHANNTDFGLHAGVFTADINRAMRMADAIETGGVWINEVSVRRYDHIPYGGIKSSGIGKEGVRYAIEEMTDLKFVGIKLY, from the coding sequence GAAGATGCTATCGAAACGGCCCAGCGTGTCTATAACAAAACAACCAAAAAGATGCCAGCCCATAAACGCTCAGAAATTTTACGGAAAGCGGCGGATTTGTTGGAGCAAAGAACGGATGAGTTTGCCCGAATGCTTGTGCTGGAAGCGGGAAAACCCATCAGAGAAAGCAGAGTGGAAGTGCTGCGTGCCGTCCAAGTCCTACGCTTTGCTTCAGAAGGAGCGAAAGCGATTTACGGAGAAACGATTCCACTCGACAGCGCCATTGGCGGAGAAAATCAAATTGGCATAGCCAAGCGAGTGCCGTTAGGTGTAGTAGCGGCCATCACGCCATTTAACTTCCCTTTGAACCTGGCTCTTCATAAAGTAGCGCCTGCCCTTGCAGTAGGCAATACCGTGGTTCTGAAGCCTGCTGAAAAAACGCCGTTTTCATCGGTGCTGCTGCATCGATTATTGGAAGATGCCGGATTGCCGAAAGGCGCTTTGAATATTGTTATGGGACCCGGGCAGGAGCTAGTGGAAACATTGGTGACCCATCCAGACGTCAAGAAGGTTTCTTTTACCGGAAGCAGTGCCGTAGGATGGAAAATCCATGAAATGGCGAAACGGAAAAAAGTGACGCTGGAATTGGGATCAAATGCACCGAATATTGTTTTTGAAGACGGAGATATTGATGTCGCGGTCAATGCCATTGTGCTCGGCGGATATACATACGCCGGACAAGCATGCGTTTCCGCGCAGCGAATTTATGTCCATGAAACGATTTATGAAAAGTTCCTGGACAAGCTTGTTGAAAAAGTAAGCGCGCTTAAAACGGGAGATCCATTGGATGAAGCTACAGACATGGGACCGATGATTACGGAAGAAGCTGCACAGCGCGCAGAGTCATGGGTGAAAGAAGCGGAAGAACAAGGAGCGGAAATCCTGACCGGTGGAATCCGGAAAGGTTCACTGCTGGAACCTACTGTCCTCAGCAACGCGACTCATGAAATGAAAGTGGTCTGTGTGGAAGTATTCGCACCGATCGTCAGCGTCATGCCGTTTTCAACGGAAGAAGAAGTCGTTGCCCATGCCAATAACACGGATTTTGGCCTTCATGCCGGCGTCTTCACCGCTGACATCAACCGGGCGATGCGCATGGCCGATGCGATTGAGACGGGAGGAGTCTGGATCAACGAAGTGTCAGTCCGCCGCTACGACCATATTCCATACGGAGGCATAAAAAGCAGCGGCATCGGCAAAGAAGGCGTCAGATATGCCATCGAGGAAATGACGGATTTGAAATTTGTCGGGATTAAGCTGTATTGA
- a CDS encoding zinc-dependent alcohol dehydrogenase family protein, producing the protein MKVKSAVLREIGAQTPYEESQPIQIEELELDSPERGEVLIQIKAASLCHSDLSVMNGSRPRPLPMALGHEAAGVVVEVGEGVVDLEAGDHVACVFVPSCGQCGPCREGRPALCEPGAAANTAGTLLGGGKRLHNEGEVVNHHVGVSAFSEYAVVSRNSVVKVSKDIPFEKAALFGCAVITGVGAVVNTAGVKLGSTVAIVGLGGVGLSALLGALAAGASRIVAVDINETKLKQAKELGATDTFNSKDPDVVEQIRAATGGGLDFAFETAGVVPAMEVAYAVTKRGGTTVTTGLPHPEHKFSFPYLSLTAEERTLKGSYIGSCVPSRDIPRYMNLFQEDRLPVDKLITDFITLDEVNKGFDILAKGESSRIIIKF; encoded by the coding sequence ATGAAAGTAAAATCAGCTGTATTGCGTGAAATAGGAGCACAGACTCCATATGAAGAAAGCCAGCCGATCCAGATTGAAGAATTGGAGTTAGATTCTCCGGAACGGGGAGAAGTGCTGATTCAAATTAAAGCTGCCAGTCTTTGCCATTCGGATTTGTCAGTGATGAATGGCAGCCGGCCGCGTCCGTTGCCGATGGCTTTAGGGCATGAGGCAGCAGGGGTTGTTGTGGAAGTCGGAGAAGGCGTGGTAGATTTGGAGGCCGGAGACCATGTCGCCTGCGTTTTCGTTCCGAGCTGCGGCCAATGCGGGCCGTGCAGAGAAGGACGTCCAGCTTTATGTGAGCCGGGAGCTGCCGCGAATACGGCGGGTACGCTGCTTGGCGGTGGCAAACGCCTGCATAATGAAGGTGAAGTGGTGAACCACCATGTTGGGGTTTCGGCTTTCTCGGAATATGCCGTAGTTTCCCGAAACTCAGTGGTAAAAGTAAGCAAAGACATCCCTTTTGAAAAAGCGGCTTTATTCGGCTGTGCGGTCATTACGGGAGTTGGAGCAGTCGTCAATACGGCAGGAGTGAAATTGGGCAGTACGGTAGCCATTGTTGGCCTTGGCGGTGTCGGTCTTAGTGCTTTGCTCGGCGCTCTTGCTGCAGGTGCCAGCCGAATCGTTGCCGTTGATATCAATGAAACCAAACTTAAGCAGGCAAAGGAATTAGGGGCGACCGACACCTTCAACTCCAAAGATCCGGATGTAGTGGAGCAGATTCGAGCAGCTACCGGAGGCGGCTTGGATTTTGCGTTTGAGACAGCAGGAGTGGTTCCCGCGATGGAAGTGGCATATGCCGTCACTAAGAGGGGCGGAACTACTGTCACAACAGGGCTTCCTCATCCGGAACATAAGTTTTCTTTCCCCTATCTCTCGCTGACTGCTGAAGAGCGGACTTTAAAGGGATCCTACATTGGCAGTTGTGTACCGAGCCGGGATATTCCAAGATATATGAATTTGTTCCAGGAAGACCGCTTGCCAGTCGATAAACTGATAACGGATTTTATCACTTTGGATGAAGTGAACAAAGGATTCGATATTCTGGCAAAAGGAGAATCGTCACGCATCATCATAAAATTTTAA